The DNA region AGGGCGAGTGCGATGCCGTAGGGAATTCCGGTCTGCTTGTCGTGCAGCCGGCTGAGCCAGGCCTGGTTCGCGAGCGCATAGGGCAACGGCCATTGCCGGAGCTGCAGCAGCAGCACCGTCAGCGCGCCGCCGAACAGCGACGCGAAGACCAGATAGGGGAGCAGATGCTCGAACCCGAACCACAGGCCGGCCGCGGCCGCGACCTTGGCGTCTCCGCCACCGACCCAGCCCATCGCAAACATGCCGAATGCCACCACCAGAACCAGCGCGCCCGCGCCGGCATGGTTGAGGATCTCGTGCACGCCCATCCCGGTCAGCGGCGCCAGGACGAAGAAGCCGGCCGCCAGCGCCAGCGAGATCCGGTTCGGGATCGTCATGGTCAGGAGATCGCTCGCCGCCGCAAAGGCCATCAGGGCCGGAAACAGCATCAAGCGTGCGATGTCGAGGATCATGGATTCATGCCGTCAAGCTGGAGCTGCGGTCGAGACCCGACGCTAGCGGCCAATGGTGAACAATCGGGAAAGGTCGGCCGTGGTCGCCATCAAGGCGCCGACGGCCGGTCCGCCAAATAGCAAAGGTCCCGGGGGTGCCGGGACCTTTGATGCGAGTTCCTGGGAACCGGATTACTTCAGCGAGCTGGCGACCGTGTTGAAGGTGCCCGAGAGCTTGGTGCCGACGCCGTTGACGGCAGCGATGATCGCGATGGCGATACCGGTGGCGATCAGGCCGTATTCGATGGCGGTCGCGCCCGATTCATCCTTCACGAAGCGCGAGACGAGGTTCTTCATAAATAGCTCCTGTGTACACGTGGCTGGTCGAACTAGGTTTGGTCTCGTCGGCGTTCTCAGCACCGTGACCATTGCGGCACCCTACGGTTCGACAATTTCGGCGCAGTTAATTTGATCGTATAAACACAGCGGGAACCCGCAGTTGTTGCGCACAGTAAATTTGGAATTAAGCGGTCCGCTAAGATTGCAGATTGTTGCCGGGGCCCGCTATCGGCACCTGTTCACGGCTCCTTAAGCGCACATCTATACCCATGGGGCTTCCGTCAGATGAGGCCGTCATGCCCAGCCTTCCCTTTGAAGTCATCGAGATGATCGGCCAGACGATGATGAAGGTGGTGCCGATCACGATCGCGCTGGCGCTGTTCTTCACGGTGCTCACTCATTTCTGGGCCTGCAATCCCGGCAAGCCGTGGTGGCAGAAGCGTGAGCTGGTCACCGACATCTGCTACTGGTTCTTCGTGCCGGTGTTCGCCCGCGTGCTGCGGATCGGTCTCCTGGTGGTGGGCGCAGCCGTGGTGTTCAACGTTCACGACGCCGACGATCTGATCGCGTTCTACGAGAACGGACATGGCCCTCTGGCGCAGCTTCCGCTCTGGCTGCAGTCCATTATCTTCCTCGTCGCCTCCGATTTCATGCTGTACTGGCTGCACCGGATGTTCCATGGCGGCGGCTTCTGGAAGTACCACGCCATTCATCACTCTTCCGAGGACCTTGAATGGATCTCGGCGGCACGCTTCCATCCGGTCAATCTTCTGATCGGCACGATCACTGTCGATGTGATCCTGCTGATGGCGGGCATCTCGCCGAACATCATGCTGTGGGTCGGCCCGGTCACCACTTTCCATTCGGCATTCGTGCACGCCAACCTTAACTGGACGCTCGGCCCGTTCAAATACGTGATCGCGACGCCGGTGTTTCACCGCTGGCATCACACCGGGCTCGAGGACGGCGGCGACACCAATTTCGCGGGCACGTTTCCGCTCTGGGATATTCTGTTCGGAACGTTCCGGATGCCCGAAGGCAAGCTTCCGGAAGATTACGGTGTCGATGCCGAGCAGGGCGTGCCGTCCGAGATCGGCGGACAGTTGGCCTATCCGTTCCGGCAATGACGCCGCCAGCCGGCCGGTGCGATCATGAGCGCTGAGACCGCGACCTTCCCGCGCGCGAAAACCTCCGTGTTCGCCGAGCTTCCAGCCTGGTTCTGGATGGCGTGCGGCGTCTATGCGCTGCTGCTGTTCGTCGGCGACAGGCTGCTCGCCGATTCCGACACCTACTGGCAGATTGCCGTCGGCCGCTGGATCCTCGACCATCGCACGCTGCCGTCTGTCGACATCTACTCGTTCACCAAGGCCGGTGAGCCGTGGGTGTCGTCGTCCTGGCTGGCGCAGGTTCTGTTCGCGAAGACCTATGACCTCGCCGGGTGGACCGGTCCGGCGGCGCTGGCGGCCGTCTGCGCCGCTGCCAGCTTCGCGCTGCTCACCGCCATCCTCAGCCGCGCGTTGCCGACGATCTACGCGAGCCTGATCGCCCTTGCGGCGCTGGTTCTGACCTGCGGGCACCTGCTGGCCCGTCCGCATGTGCTGGCGATGCCCATCATGATCGTCTGGGCGAACGGCCTGATGACCGCCAGCGAACGCCGCGAGGCGCCCTCGTTCTGGCTGCTGCCGCTGATCGCGCTGTGGGCCAATCTGCACGGCGGCTTCCTGTTTGGTTTGGTGCTGGCCGGCGCATTTGCGCTCGATGCGATGTGGAATGCCTTGCCGGCTCAAAGGTCGGCGCTGGCGCTGCGCTGGGGGGCGTTCGGCATCGGCGCACTGGCTGCGTGCTGCGTGACCCCTTATGGCTGGGGCTCGATCCTCGCCTCGCTCAGGATTCTCGGCCTCGGTGAATTGTTGCATCTCATCGCGGAGTGGAGGCCGGTGACGTTCGGCGAGATCGACCCGTTTGGACTATCGATCCTCGGCCTGCTCGGCGCTGCGCTCTATTGCGGGGCGAGGTTGCCGCTGCCGCGAATCATCCTGGTGCTGGGCTTGCTGCATATGGCGCTGTCCCATGTCAGAAATCTCGAGCTGCTCGCCCTGCTGCTGCCGCTGGCCGTGCTGACGCCGGTCGCCACCCAGTTCAGGCTGCGTGCCGCCAGCGCCGTCCGCCCGAGAGTTGCTCCGGCCGCAATCCTTATCGTCGGGCTTTGCGCGTGGACCGCAGTCGTTGCCGCGCGCCAGGTGATATCGCCACCGCCGATCTATTCGCCGGCTGCCGCCGTCGACGCGATGAAGGCGCACAACGTCAAGCGCGTGCTCAACGATCTGCAGTTCGGCGGCTACCTGATCTGGCGTCAGATGCCGGTGTTCATTGACGGGCGCGCCGAGCTCTACGGCGAGGCGTTCGGCATGAGCCTGGCCCGCGCGCTCCAGCTCAAGGACGTCAACGGTTTCCTCAATCTGCTCGCGACCCATGACATCGATGCGGTGATGCTCGATCCGACCACGCCGGCGTCCAAATTGCTGGATCACATCGGAGGATGGCAGCGCCTCTACGCCGATGAGCACGTGGTCGTTCACGTCCGCGCCGCCAGTTGAAGCCGCCGCGGCTCTTAAGCTTGCCTCAGCGCACCGCTTCCCACCCAATGGCGGGACGAGGGGATCGGCGACCGGATAGTCCTCCGCGAGGTAGCGGACGGTTGGCCGATCTGCTCGGGAAGTCGTGACATCCGCGCAATTCGGCGGTCGATCTTTGCTCTTCCTAAATGAATTGCCGTCAGATTTGCCAGCGTCGGGCGCCGGTCCGCAGCGTATCGTCTTTGCCGGCCAGTTAACGTCCCGGGGTAGAGTATGTCGTTTCAGTCCCAGCGTATTCGCGCCGTCACGCGCATTGGTTTCATCTCGATGGCCGCAGCCATGCTGCTGGGGCCCGCACTCGCAACGGCAGCGCCGGATCCCGATCGGATCGCGGTCAACGTCGATCAGGCCAAGCTCGTCAGGCTGCCCGGCGGCATCGCCACGATCGTGGTCGGTAATCCCCTGATCGCCGACGTCACCCTGCAGAATGGCGGGGTTGTCGTGGTCACCGGCAAGGGTTATGGCGCGACCAATTTCATCGCACTCGACCGCTCCGGCCAGGTGCTGGTGGATCGCCAGATCCAGGTCGAAGGTCCGTCCGACCAGCTGGTCACCGTCTATCGCGGCATCGATCGCGAGACCTATAGCTGCATGCCGGTTTGTCAGCGCCGCATCACCCTCGGCGACGGCGACGCCTATTTCAAGACGACGATGGAACAGGCCGGTACGCTCAACAATCAGGCCTCCGGCTCGGGCGGCGGCGCGAAGCCGCAGAACTGACGTGCGTCCGCTCGGGCGCTTCACACGCCGGGGCCTTGGCCGCAGGCGGTTCGCCCGACATGCTTAATCAAGGCCTAACGGATCGGGTCGCTCGGTCTCGATCCGGCGAAATACTTCGACAATGACTCTTCGGTAGTTGTTGCCACCATGTTGATCCGGGGTCGTTGATGCCGCTGCCCGCTCATTCTTTTGCGCGCCTCCTCCGTCGCTTTCGCCGAAACCGCCGTGGTGTGACCGCGGTCGAATTCGCGTTGGTCGCGCCGCTGTTTTTCGCGTTGCTTTTTGCGATCATCGAAGTGGCACTGATCTTCTTTGCCAGCCAGGTGCTTGAGACGGCGACGCAGGATTCGTCCCGCTTCATCATGACCGGCCAGGCCCAGGGCGCGAGCTATACCCAGGCGCAGTTCAAGGCCTACGTCTGTGGCCGGGTCACCAATGCGCTGTTCGACTGCAACAACGGCATCTATGTCGACGTCCGCAGCTATCCGTCTGCGACAGGCTTCAGCAGCGTCAACATCACGCCGATCTCCGATCCTACCCAGGTGAAATGGTGTCCCGGCAAGGACGGCGACGTCGTGGTGGTCCGGCTGTTCTATCAATGGCAGCTGTTTGTCACCCAGCTCGGCTTCAACGCCTCGAATCTCCCCGGTGGCAAACGGCTCCTGATCGCGACCGCGACATTCAAGAACGAGCCATCCGGAACCGCAGGGACCACATGCTCATGAGCAAGGTCGTGAAAACCCTGTCTGCGGCCTTGCTGCGCTCAGTTGCTGCTCTCGCGCGTGACCGCCGGGGCCTCGCCGCCGTCGAGTTCGCTTTCGTCATGCCGCTGATGCTGGTGATGTTCTTCGGCACCGTTGAATTTTCATCCGGTGTCGCGGTCGACCGCAAGGTAACGCTGATGGCGCGCGCCGCGTCAGATCTCACCTCGCAGGCGACGCAGGTGGTGGATACCGACCTGCAAAATTTCTTCAGCGCCAGCGTCGGCATCATGACGCCCTACGATCCGTCACCGACCAAGGTCACGCTGTCGGAAATCTACGTCGATAACTCCAACATCGCGCACATACAGTGGAGCAAGGCGGGGGTGATGAGTGCGGGTGCCACGCAGGCGACGCTGACGGCCTCGACGCGCAGCCAAGGTGACATCGTGACAAGCGTCGTTCCGTCGGCGCTGCTGGTTGCAGGCACCTATCTGATCTTCAGCGAAGTGAGCTACAAATACGTTCCGACGATCGGCTATGTGATGGCCAAGACCGGCATCAATCTCGCCGACGTTGCCTTCACGCGGCCGCGGCAGTCGGTTTGCGTGTTCTATGCCCCGACCTCCGCCACCATGCCGACGACCTGCTCGACTTACTAGAGCGCTTCGGGCGAAGTGGCTACCGCTTCGCGTGAAGAAAATGCTCGACGCAGCGCTGCCATAGACGCGATCCAGACAAAAAGGGCCGCACCCGGAGGTGCGGCCCTTGATGCTATGACGGCAATTTCCCGGAGCTTCGCGCTCCCGGAAATCGGCTTATCCAGCGGCGCGCAGATTGTCGGCCGAGGATTTGCCGGAACGGCGGTCAGCAACGATCTCGTAGGAGATCTTCTGGCCTTCACGCAGAGTGCCAAGGCCGGCGCGCTCGACTGCACTGATGTGCACGAACACGTCGTTCCCGCCTTCATCCGGCTGGATGAAGCCGTAGCCCTTGGTCGCGTTAAACCACTTCACGGTTCCCATGCTCACGTGGGTAGTCCCTTCTCAGATATACAAGTTCAAGACCCGCTTGTCGGCGGGGTGGTGAGATCGAATTTTTGGAAGGGTCGTCAGCGTCTGAACCGGCTGTACCGGTATTGGCTAATGTCGTCCGGCCGAAAATCGATGGGTAGGATATTATTCGATAGAAGGGCTCAAAACAATCCTGACGTGCGCGATTTTTTGGCCGGCGGAGCCGCCGGCCAATTGTTGCGCAGGACATCAGGACGTCATGCGCGCAACAGTTGCAGTGCGCCTGTTATCGGCGGCGGAACTGACCGCCGCGCTGCGCGCCGCCCCGCGGCGGACCGCCGGGTGCGCCACTCGGGCGTTCGTCCTTGTGCCGGAAAATCAGGCGACCCTTTTCGAGATCGTAGGGCGACATTTCGATCGTGACGCGGTCGCCGGCCAGCGTCTTGATGCGGTTTTTCTTCATCTTGCCGGCGGTGTAGGCGACGATCTCGTGTCCGGCATCGAGTTGCACCCGGTAGCGAGCGTCGGGGAGGATTTCGGTCACCAGTCCTTCGAACTGGATCAGCTCTTCCTTAGCCATATGGTTCTCCAGATCGAGCGACGGCTAGTGCTTCGGTCGGTTGTTGCGGTTGGGTTGCGGATTCGGCCGGCTCTCGCGATGCAAGAAGGCGACGCCCTGAATGCCTTCGCTGCTGCCGGCCTGCGACGGACGCGGCGACTCGCCCCGGCTCGTCTGCGGCGCGCCATTATTACCACCTCCGCGGCGGCGGCGGCGAGGCCCTTTTGCACTCGGAGCGGGCTCATTCCCACGGACATTATGCGCGCGCGGCGCAGAGCGGCCGCCCCGATGCGGGTGGGGGGCCTGCGCCGGCGCGGCGGCCTCGCGGCTGCCCTGCGTACGGCGGTCTTCCCGCGGCACGGTAATCCGGATCAGCCGCTCGATATCGCGCAGATAGCCCATCTCCTCGGCACCGGCGACCAGCGAGATCGCGATGCCGTCGGCGCCGGCCCGCGCGGTGCGGCCGATGCGGTGGACGTAGGTTTCCGGGATGTTGGGCAGGTCAAAGTTCACGACATGGCTGACGCCGTCGACGTCGATGCCGCGGGCGGCGATGTCGGTCGCCACCAGCGTGCGGATCTCGCCGGAGCGGAATGCCGCCAGCGTGCGCTCGCGGTGGTTCTGCGACTTGTTGCCGTGGATCGCATTGGCCTCGATGCCGGCCTTGGCAAGGCTCTTCACCACCTTGTCGGCGCCGTGCTTGGTGCGGGTAAACACCAGGGCACGATTGACCTGCTCCTGCTTCAGGAGCTGGGCGAGAACCGTCGGCTTGGCCGCGAAATCGACCTGGATCGCCCGCTGGGCGATGCGATCCACCGTCGAGGCCACCGGCGTCACCGCCACGCGGGCGGGGTCGCGCAGCATCGCCTCGGCGAGCTCGGCGATGTCCTTGGGCATGGTGGCCGAGAAGAACAGAGTCTGCCGCCGGATCGGCAACTTGGCGACGATTTTGCGGATGTCGTTGATGAAGCCCATGTCGAGCATGCGGTCGGCTTCATCGAGCACCAGGAACTCGACCTGGTTGAGCTTCAGCCCGTTGCTCTGCACGAGGTCGAGCAGACGGCCGGGGGTGGCGACCAGCACCTCGACGCCCTGCATCAGGGAACGGACCTGGCGGCCCATCGGCACGCCGCCGATGGCGAGGGTCGAGGACAGCCGGACGTGGCGGCCATAGGTGTTGAAGCTGTCGAGGATCTGCCCGGACAGTTCGCGGGTCGGCGAGAGCACCAGCACGCGGCAGCTCTTGGGCTGCGGGCGGATGCGGTTCTCGAGCAGCCGGTGCAGGATCGGCAGCGCGAAGGACGCGGTCTTGCCGGTTCCGGTCTGGGCGATGCCGACGACGTCGCGGCCGGCGAGTGCGAGCGGGATGGTCTGGGCTTGGATGGGGGTTGGCGTGAGATAGTTTTCTTCTCGAAGCGCGCGGGCGATGG from Bradyrhizobium sp. B124 includes:
- a CDS encoding DEAD/DEAH box helicase, whose protein sequence is MTSFQDFGLADPIARALREENYLTPTPIQAQTIPLALAGRDVVGIAQTGTGKTASFALPILHRLLENRIRPQPKSCRVLVLSPTRELSGQILDSFNTYGRHVRLSSTLAIGGVPMGRQVRSLMQGVEVLVATPGRLLDLVQSNGLKLNQVEFLVLDEADRMLDMGFINDIRKIVAKLPIRRQTLFFSATMPKDIAELAEAMLRDPARVAVTPVASTVDRIAQRAIQVDFAAKPTVLAQLLKQEQVNRALVFTRTKHGADKVVKSLAKAGIEANAIHGNKSQNHRERTLAAFRSGEIRTLVATDIAARGIDVDGVSHVVNFDLPNIPETYVHRIGRTARAGADGIAISLVAGAEEMGYLRDIERLIRITVPREDRRTQGSREAAAPAQAPHPHRGGRSAPRAHNVRGNEPAPSAKGPRRRRRGGGNNGAPQTSRGESPRPSQAGSSEGIQGVAFLHRESRPNPQPNRNNRPKH
- a CDS encoding sterol desaturase family protein, with protein sequence MPSLPFEVIEMIGQTMMKVVPITIALALFFTVLTHFWACNPGKPWWQKRELVTDICYWFFVPVFARVLRIGLLVVGAAVVFNVHDADDLIAFYENGHGPLAQLPLWLQSIIFLVASDFMLYWLHRMFHGGGFWKYHAIHHSSEDLEWISAARFHPVNLLIGTITVDVILLMAGISPNIMLWVGPVTTFHSAFVHANLNWTLGPFKYVIATPVFHRWHHTGLEDGGDTNFAGTFPLWDILFGTFRMPEGKLPEDYGVDAEQGVPSEIGGQLAYPFRQ
- a CDS encoding TadE/TadG family type IV pilus assembly protein; translated protein: MPLPAHSFARLLRRFRRNRRGVTAVEFALVAPLFFALLFAIIEVALIFFASQVLETATQDSSRFIMTGQAQGASYTQAQFKAYVCGRVTNALFDCNNGIYVDVRSYPSATGFSSVNITPISDPTQVKWCPGKDGDVVVVRLFYQWQLFVTQLGFNASNLPGGKRLLIATATFKNEPSGTAGTTCS
- a CDS encoding cold-shock protein, giving the protein MSMGTVKWFNATKGYGFIQPDEGGNDVFVHISAVERAGLGTLREGQKISYEIVADRRSGKSSADNLRAAG
- a CDS encoding Flp family type IVb pilin: MKNLVSRFVKDESGATAIEYGLIATGIAIAIIAAVNGVGTKLSGTFNTVASSLK
- a CDS encoding TadE/TadG family type IV pilus assembly protein; its protein translation is MLMSKVVKTLSAALLRSVAALARDRRGLAAVEFAFVMPLMLVMFFGTVEFSSGVAVDRKVTLMARAASDLTSQATQVVDTDLQNFFSASVGIMTPYDPSPTKVTLSEIYVDNSNIAHIQWSKAGVMSAGATQATLTASTRSQGDIVTSVVPSALLVAGTYLIFSEVSYKYVPTIGYVMAKTGINLADVAFTRPRQSVCVFYAPTSATMPTTCSTY
- a CDS encoding pilus assembly protein N-terminal domain-containing protein, which encodes MSFQSQRIRAVTRIGFISMAAAMLLGPALATAAPDPDRIAVNVDQAKLVRLPGGIATIVVGNPLIADVTLQNGGVVVVTGKGYGATNFIALDRSGQVLVDRQIQVEGPSDQLVTVYRGIDRETYSCMPVCQRRITLGDGDAYFKTTMEQAGTLNNQASGSGGGAKPQN
- the infA gene encoding translation initiation factor IF-1, with the protein product MAKEELIQFEGLVTEILPDARYRVQLDAGHEIVAYTAGKMKKNRIKTLAGDRVTIEMSPYDLEKGRLIFRHKDERPSGAPGGPPRGGAQRGGQFRRR
- a CDS encoding prepilin peptidase; its protein translation is MILDIARLMLFPALMAFAAASDLLTMTIPNRISLALAAGFFVLAPLTGMGVHEILNHAGAGALVLVVAFGMFAMGWVGGGDAKVAAAAGLWFGFEHLLPYLVFASLFGGALTVLLLQLRQWPLPYALANQAWLSRLHDKQTGIPYGIALALGALLIYPETDWIKTIDLAHFAMR